A single Anopheles arabiensis isolate DONGOLA chromosome 2, AaraD3, whole genome shotgun sequence DNA region contains:
- the LOC120900755 gene encoding acyl-CoA-binding protein homolog has translation MEQKFNESAEKVKSFTKRPSDAELLELYALFKQATVGDNETEKPGMFDLKGKAKWQAWADRKGTSKEAAMEAYIKMVEELSAKYV, from the exons ATGGAGCAG AAATTCAACGAATCCGCCGAGAAGGTGAAGAGCTTCACCAAGCGACCGAGCGACGCGGAGCTGCTGGAGCTGTACGCACTGTTCAAGCAGGCGACAGTCGGCGACAACGAAACCGAGAAGCCCGGCATGTTCGATCTGAAGGGCAAGGCCAAATGGCAGGCGTGGGCTGACCGGAAGGGCACCAGCAAGGAAGCGGCCATGGAAGCGTACATCAAGATGGTGGAGGAGCTGTCCGCGAAGTACGTCTAA